A single genomic interval of Tursiops truncatus isolate mTurTru1 chromosome 1, mTurTru1.mat.Y, whole genome shotgun sequence harbors:
- the LOC117308812 gene encoding small ribosomal subunit protein uS11 — protein sequence MAPRKGKEKKEEQVISLGPQVAEGENVFGVCHIFASFNDTFVHVTDLSGKETICRVTGGMKVKADRDESSPYAAMLAAQDVAQRCKELGITALHIKLRATGGNRTKTPGPGAQSALRALARSGMKIGRIEDVTPIPSDSTRRKGGRRGRRL from the coding sequence ATGGCACCTcgcaaggggaaagaaaagaaggaagaacaggTCATCAGCCTTGGTCCTCAGGTGGCCGAAGGAGAAAATGTATTTGGTGTGTGCCACATTTTTGCATCCTTCAATGACACTTTCGTCCATGTCACCGATCTTTCTGGCAAGGAAACCATCTGCCGTGTAACTGGTGGGATGAAGGTGAAGGCTGACCGAGATGAGTCATCTCCATATGCTGCCATGTTGGCTGCCCAGGATGTAGCCCAGAGGTGCAAGGAGCTGGGCATCACTGCCCTCCACATCAAACTCCGGGCCACAGGAGGAAATAGGACCAAGACTCCTGGACCAGGGGCCCAGTCAGCCCTTAGAGCCCTCGCCCGCTCAGGAATGAAGATTGGGCGGATTGAGGATGTCACCCCCATCCCCTCCGACAGCACCCGCAGGAAGGGGGGTCGCCGTGGTCGCCGTCTGTGA